TCCAGATTTAAGTATATGATAAAGCCCTCTTGGACCATCTGCCGCAAAAGCAAAACTGCATCCCCTGCGGGGCGCGCATATCTTATAATTTCTATCATCGCTCTTCCCCCCGCCTTTGCTTGACGATCCTCTGACAGTCAAATAACCGAATTTCCGTAAAATCCGAGACAAAATCTCTCCGTCTTTTGAGCAGCTTACCATAATAACTATACTACTTTTTTGGTTAGACAACATCATCGGAAACTGATTTCCGTGCCAGAAAGAATAAACTGAAGGTTTTGGATAATAAAAAGTATCGTTTAAAGATGTTTTTCTCAAAGTTTTATCTATAATACGGCATATAAACACGATAATTTTTATCAAATTTTCGCTATGCATTTAAATTTTCTTTTATTTTTTCACCGTAAAAGATACGGCACCGTTCTGCGACTTAACAGCTTTTAAAGCATTGCATCCGATATTTTCAAGAAACTTTTTATCAGACATAAATTTTCTTATCTTATAAGCTAAATCACAGACATTTTCAACAATTAAAGCCCCGTCGTACTTTATAAGAATTTCAGATTCGGCTTTAAAGTTATCCGCATTTTTGCCGAATAAAACAGATTTAGCGTACGCCGCAGACTCTATGGGGGGGGGGGTCTGCCCACCCTTATTTACAATGGAATCTCACACATAACATACGTCTGAAACCGAATATATGCTCTGAAGTTTTCTAAAAACATCGACTAAAATAAATTTATTCCTGAAATCGCCGCTGGAAAACAACGGATATTTAATACATTTATCTTCAAGAATTTTCATTATGCCTTTTACTCTTGAAAGATGTCTGGGAGCAAGAAAGAATTTAATCCTACCGGAACTGGACTTTATTTTATTATAAACGTCCGAAATAATTTCTTCTTCCCCTTCTCTTATACTACCGACAGTAAA
This genomic interval from Candidatus Endomicrobiellum trichonymphae contains the following:
- a CDS encoding lysophospholipid acyltransferase family protein — protein: MHSENLIKIIVFICRIIDKTLRKTSLNDTFYYPKPSVYSFWHGNQFPMMLSNQKSSIVIMVSCSKDGEILSRILRKFGYLTVRGSSSKGGGKSDDRNYKICAPRRGCSFAFAADGPRGLYHILKSGVVYAAQKTGMPLLPISCSPKNKIVINKSWDKAVIPLPFSKMVQISGEPVYISSEDSIE